In the genome of Rhipicephalus microplus isolate Deutch F79 unplaced genomic scaffold, USDA_Rmic scaffold_21, whole genome shotgun sequence, one region contains:
- the LOC142785381 gene encoding E3 ubiquitin-protein ligase MARCHF2-like — translation MADQHSRTHVDTVPTDGAAHACRICHRVLGSPGDLLMEPCACRGPNGFVHKSCLERWLRERDTLECDVCHKPFMVLFKNAPLLDFFKDPDHRVDVLRMVVDAVSAAGDALVLSFAWAYVSAILGATGWTLYLLILFVMMFQTAFWSGVEVIRVLYVRYLAIYCVPRGGGQNFL, via the exons ATGGCCGACCAGCACAGCAGGACGCACGTTGATACGGTGCCAACGGATGGTGCGGCTCATGCGTGCCGCATCTGCCACCGCGTCCTGGGCAGTCCTGGCGATCTCCTGATGGAGCCCTGCGCCTGCAGGGGTCCCAACGGCTTCGTGCACAAGAGCTGcctcgagcgatggttgcgagaGCGGGACACGCTCGAATGCGACGTCTGCCACAAGCCCTTCATGGTACTCTTCAAGAATGCG CCGCTGCTCGACTTTTTCAAGGACCCCGATCATAGGGTGGACGTGCTGCGCATGGTGGTGGACGCTGTGTCGGCCGCGGGAGACGCTCTCGTGCTCTCGTTCGCTTGGGCGTATGTGAGTGCCATCCTCGGCGCCACCGGGTGGACTCTCTACCTCCTAATCCTCTTCGTGATGATGTTTCAAACAGCGTTCTGGAGCGGAGTCGAAGTCATACGAGTGTTGTACGTTCGTTACTTGGCCATTTATTGTGTACCACGGGGTGGTGGTCAAAACTTTTTGTAA